A single genomic interval of Syntrophorhabdus sp. harbors:
- a CDS encoding class I SAM-dependent methyltransferase gives MTIRATGRVPGATRRVFWEHKAGEYTSPFEERMLSWTEKVIGIVEKRGVIVDGMRLLDIGCGTGGFALPLALLGASVTGLDFSGNMLKRLTAEAERLGIEDVKTVRGSWKRIDLPGAGLEGAFDIVISALSTAVETARDVLKMERCSTRWCVYVASGKVSRSRACKEALLSVGAPLNPRPDIRDMKKRLEGMGRRFIYESFTNSVKYEKSVEDVVKELAGRLEAAGARPDMKEIGDAVRRCRAGSAGRKGTIRFRRRFDTGILMWRVDEG, from the coding sequence ATGACGATCAGAGCCACTGGAAGGGTGCCCGGCGCAACACGCCGTGTCTTCTGGGAACACAAGGCCGGGGAGTACACTTCTCCCTTCGAGGAAAGAATGCTCTCATGGACCGAGAAGGTCATAGGGATCGTGGAGAAAAGAGGCGTTATCGTGGACGGTATGCGTCTTCTGGACATAGGATGCGGGACCGGCGGGTTCGCCCTGCCTCTGGCACTGCTGGGCGCTTCGGTCACCGGGCTCGATTTCTCCGGGAACATGCTGAAGAGGCTCACCGCCGAGGCGGAACGTCTCGGGATCGAGGACGTGAAGACGGTCAGGGGTTCCTGGAAAAGGATCGACCTGCCCGGCGCGGGCCTCGAGGGTGCTTTCGATATCGTCATCAGCGCACTGTCAACGGCAGTGGAAACGGCGCGGGATGTACTGAAGATGGAGAGGTGTTCGACACGGTGGTGCGTCTATGTGGCCTCGGGAAAGGTCAGCCGCAGCAGGGCATGCAAGGAAGCGCTTCTTTCCGTTGGAGCTCCCCTCAACCCAAGGCCGGATATCCGGGATATGAAGAAGAGGCTGGAGGGCATGGGGAGAAGGTTCATCTACGAGTCCTTCACCAACAGCGTGAAGTACGAGAAGAGCGTGGAAGATGTGGTCAAGGAGCTCGCGGGTCGTCTCGAGGCGGCCGGAGCACGACCCGACATGAAGGAGATCGGCGATGCCGTCCGGCGCTGCCGTGCGGGGTCCGCAGGCAGAAAAGGGACGATACGGTTCAGACGGCGTTTCGACACGGGCATTCTCATGTGGAGGGTTGATGAAGGTTAG
- a CDS encoding ABC transporter substrate-binding protein, whose translation MKVSGALVFLVLLLTTLCAVSHGREIVDMAGRRVTVPDRIRKVCTDWPIMMYLVYAIDPTLLAGINTPFNEDQKEYVRPSVRALPVVGGFFGQGRTANMETLFKVKPDIIIAEIWGDLALNRRSEELLAGLGIPVVYVKVDVTSDYMDAFLFLGGLLGKEKRARTLSDYGKAGFRETARVTESIPAEKRPRVYYAEGATGLFTECSTSFHGELIRLAGAKNVHTCRDGRFKVRGMEAVTLEQVMRYDPDVIVAMDRTFYANVFKDERWGGVKAVKTGRVYLSPGPFLNWFDRPPSFMRLLGLKWLTWRLYPGSYRIDMVKEAQRFYRLFLGVDMPEDRLKEALYR comes from the coding sequence ATGAAGGTTAGCGGGGCCCTTGTCTTCCTCGTGTTGCTTCTCACCACGCTCTGCGCCGTCTCGCACGGGAGGGAGATCGTCGATATGGCCGGACGCCGCGTCACCGTTCCCGACAGGATCAGAAAGGTATGCACCGACTGGCCCATCATGATGTACCTTGTGTATGCCATCGATCCAACGCTTCTCGCCGGCATAAACACGCCCTTCAACGAAGACCAGAAAGAGTACGTGCGTCCATCGGTTCGTGCACTGCCCGTTGTCGGAGGATTTTTCGGACAGGGGCGGACGGCGAACATGGAAACCCTTTTCAAGGTGAAGCCGGACATCATCATCGCCGAGATATGGGGAGACCTCGCCTTGAACAGGAGGTCGGAAGAGCTGCTGGCCGGGCTCGGCATTCCCGTCGTATACGTGAAGGTCGACGTCACTTCGGACTACATGGATGCCTTCCTCTTTCTGGGTGGTCTGCTGGGGAAGGAGAAGCGCGCCAGGACGCTCAGTGACTACGGCAAGGCCGGTTTCAGGGAAACGGCCCGCGTCACAGAGTCCATTCCGGCGGAGAAAAGACCGAGGGTCTACTATGCCGAAGGCGCAACAGGGTTGTTCACGGAATGTTCCACCTCCTTTCATGGCGAACTCATCCGGCTGGCAGGCGCGAAGAACGTCCACACCTGCCGCGACGGCCGGTTCAAGGTAAGAGGCATGGAGGCCGTCACGCTTGAGCAGGTGATGCGCTATGACCCTGACGTGATAGTCGCCATGGACCGGACCTTCTACGCAAACGTCTTCAAGGACGAACGCTGGGGGGGCGTGAAAGCCGTGAAGACCGGCAGGGTCTACCTGTCTCCCGGGCCCTTCCTCAACTGGTTCGACAGGCCGCCTTCCTTCATGCGGCTTCTTGGTCTCAAATGGCTTACGTGGCGTCTCTATCCCGGATCCTACCGGATAGACATGGTAAAGGAGGCGCAGAGATTCTACCGGCTCTTCCTCGGCGTTGACATGCCGGAGGACAGGCTGAAAGAGGCCCTGTATCGATGA
- a CDS encoding TonB-dependent receptor, with protein sequence MLRVFHLFLVILMSLVLFHGPASGENAGPGTQTAASPGDAAQGGSHALTEIVVTATKTATPGKYSPFATYTVDRESIESQPDYFRENFGQLIQNLPGVYVGQATYKTAPWVNLRGTGDFNARTCLLVDGVPVGSSQMLTNAISNNDIERVDVVMGPSSALYGANASGGVVNIVTRQGVKGMGATVSYGYGSNNTNRPHASIGSAVTKGDNQFNYYFSYSGDYSDGFKNVPIKSALEIYSKGPGFLTTSTVDDADYSSTYFAGKVGWVGGNGANLTVAYNYASLNVNGGQPNLVPVDSGNQGIGSLRLQVPLNDIVKLTFTAGHQYWDRPAKSNYGISLVNSKLVYDYRKRYSQESKVTRVPVELQSDFNLGRNNILTAGAFYSREKISSDRNNWVTGAGISESDYKTDQTAFYVQDQAFFFDKRLSIIAGIRYDRWKYYDIYDSASTQKYPEDFSDDTFTYRGGVKYQLNNELAIRSSAGTAFYPGLATWYFQNISTGATRREPNPNLKPEKTWMVDLGLEGKYDSTGTSFSVTPYYGRITDMVSGRYDPHPTLPGVQIIRYSNVGEAEIYGVETQVSQRITDHFSAFANITLNHSYITEDPSNKGNQVTHAPNYMGSVGIKYADPKLFSGTLTLRASDSMFYDSENTRLPYYHMDPYQTVDGKVWRDWRLTDRFTLRTALTVENIFDRDFSPEFIYVNPGRTIQGVVGLNYSF encoded by the coding sequence ATGTTGAGGGTTTTCCATTTGTTTCTCGTGATTCTCATGTCCCTGGTCTTGTTCCATGGTCCGGCATCCGGGGAGAATGCCGGACCGGGGACGCAGACTGCCGCATCGCCCGGGGACGCTGCACAGGGCGGCAGCCACGCCCTTACCGAGATCGTCGTAACGGCAACAAAGACCGCGACGCCGGGGAAGTACTCACCCTTCGCGACCTACACGGTCGACCGGGAGAGTATCGAATCCCAGCCCGATTATTTCAGGGAGAACTTCGGCCAGCTCATCCAGAACCTTCCCGGGGTCTACGTGGGCCAGGCCACATACAAGACGGCCCCCTGGGTCAATCTTCGGGGAACGGGTGATTTCAATGCCAGGACCTGTCTGCTGGTGGACGGGGTGCCCGTAGGGTCCTCCCAGATGCTCACCAATGCCATCAGCAACAACGACATAGAGCGCGTCGACGTTGTCATGGGTCCCTCCTCGGCCCTTTACGGCGCGAACGCGTCGGGAGGCGTTGTGAATATCGTGACGCGGCAGGGGGTGAAAGGCATGGGGGCCACGGTGTCCTATGGATACGGGAGCAACAATACGAACCGGCCCCACGCCAGCATCGGCAGCGCGGTAACGAAGGGGGACAACCAGTTCAACTATTATTTCTCCTATTCCGGCGACTATTCGGATGGTTTCAAGAACGTCCCCATAAAGAGCGCCCTCGAGATATACAGTAAGGGTCCGGGTTTTCTCACCACCTCCACCGTCGATGACGCGGATTACAGCAGCACCTACTTCGCGGGAAAGGTCGGCTGGGTTGGAGGCAACGGCGCGAACCTGACCGTTGCCTACAACTATGCAAGCCTGAACGTCAATGGCGGCCAGCCGAACCTGGTCCCTGTCGACAGCGGGAACCAGGGCATCGGGAGTCTCCGCCTCCAGGTCCCCTTGAACGACATCGTGAAGTTGACCTTCACGGCCGGCCATCAGTACTGGGACAGACCGGCCAAGAGCAATTACGGCATTTCCCTCGTGAACTCAAAGCTTGTATACGACTACAGGAAACGCTACTCGCAGGAATCGAAGGTCACGAGGGTGCCCGTTGAGCTTCAGAGCGATTTCAACCTGGGCAGGAACAATATCCTGACAGCGGGGGCCTTTTACAGCAGGGAGAAGATCAGTTCGGACAGGAACAACTGGGTCACCGGGGCCGGCATTTCGGAAAGCGACTACAAGACGGATCAGACGGCATTCTACGTTCAGGACCAGGCCTTCTTCTTCGACAAGAGGCTTTCCATCATCGCGGGGATCCGATACGACCGCTGGAAGTATTACGACATATACGACAGCGCCTCGACCCAGAAGTATCCCGAAGATTTCTCGGATGACACCTTCACCTACCGCGGCGGTGTGAAGTACCAGCTCAACAATGAGCTCGCCATCAGGTCATCCGCCGGCACCGCCTTCTATCCTGGCCTGGCGACGTGGTATTTCCAGAACATAAGCACCGGCGCGACGCGGCGTGAGCCAAATCCGAACCTGAAGCCCGAAAAGACGTGGATGGTCGATCTGGGACTGGAGGGAAAATACGATTCCACGGGCACATCCTTTAGTGTCACGCCCTATTACGGAAGGATAACCGACATGGTGTCCGGGCGCTACGACCCCCATCCGACCCTCCCCGGCGTGCAGATCATCCGCTACAGCAATGTGGGCGAGGCTGAGATATATGGTGTCGAGACGCAGGTGAGCCAGCGCATTACGGACCATTTCTCGGCCTTTGCGAACATCACCCTCAACCATTCGTATATAACCGAGGACCCCTCCAACAAGGGCAACCAGGTGACCCATGCACCGAACTACATGGGAAGCGTCGGGATAAAGTACGCGGACCCGAAACTGTTCAGCGGGACCCTCACTCTACGCGCTTCGGACAGCATGTTCTATGACAGCGAGAATACCCGTCTCCCTTACTACCACATGGATCCCTATCAGACCGTGGATGGAAAGGTGTGGCGCGACTGGAGGCTCACGGACAGGTTCACGCTCAGGACCGCACTGACGGTGGAGAATATCTTCGACAGGGACTTCTCCCCGGAGTTCATCTATGTCAATCCGGGCCGGACCATCCAGGGGGTGGTGGGCCTCAACTACTCCTTTTGA
- a CDS encoding molybdopterin molybdotransferase MoeA produces the protein MERNRLKNMDVALRLFLDAVAPTDRTERIPLEDADNRVLCKDITAPLDYPHYDQCILDGYAVRAEDTVGCGARNAKAMLPVKKGRVREGLCMSVHTGSAMPPGADALVPLEDVTEKDGRVLVLKEVKKREWVWSRGEGIAAGGVVLREGMQLKPTDIAMLAKVGMTHVDVYDKPRVLIIPTGDECVRRDASLGPGFVYEVNGLMCCLLVKRYGGNPTLHDIVPDDRGRLADALTGCREHDLVVTIGGSSAGKRDLMGRVVSSIGQVMYHGVAFHPGNHMGAGLIGVAEEVRPVAFLPGYTESCAVSAFMFVDPAIRKIGHYPPSQYGREPVQLTGDMSTPVGIRAVRKVNVRDGRARQVKLIAESADPGRYAYIVVPEETSLIESGQTAEAVYLE, from the coding sequence ATGGAAAGAAACAGACTGAAGAATATGGACGTGGCGCTCCGCCTGTTCCTCGACGCTGTCGCGCCGACGGACCGCACCGAGAGGATACCTCTCGAAGACGCCGACAACAGGGTGCTGTGCAAGGACATCACGGCACCCCTCGATTATCCCCACTACGATCAATGCATCCTCGACGGCTACGCGGTGAGGGCGGAAGACACCGTCGGCTGCGGCGCTCGGAACGCCAAAGCGATGCTGCCGGTGAAGAAGGGCAGGGTAAGGGAAGGCCTTTGCATGTCGGTCCACACGGGGAGCGCCATGCCGCCGGGCGCGGACGCCCTTGTGCCTCTCGAGGACGTCACGGAAAAGGACGGCCGTGTCCTGGTGCTGAAGGAAGTGAAAAAGCGCGAATGGGTGTGGTCGAGGGGCGAGGGGATAGCGGCAGGCGGCGTTGTCCTGAGGGAGGGCATGCAGCTCAAACCCACGGACATCGCCATGCTTGCCAAGGTGGGCATGACCCACGTCGACGTCTACGACAAGCCCCGGGTGCTCATCATACCCACGGGAGATGAGTGTGTCAGGAGGGACGCGAGCCTTGGCCCCGGCTTCGTTTACGAGGTCAACGGGCTCATGTGCTGCCTCCTTGTGAAGAGGTACGGCGGCAACCCCACGCTTCACGATATCGTGCCCGACGACCGAGGAAGGCTGGCGGATGCCCTGACGGGATGTCGGGAGCACGATCTGGTCGTCACCATAGGAGGCAGCTCTGCGGGCAAGCGCGACCTCATGGGCAGAGTTGTCTCCTCCATAGGGCAGGTGATGTATCACGGCGTCGCCTTCCATCCCGGCAACCACATGGGAGCCGGACTGATCGGGGTCGCGGAGGAAGTGAGGCCTGTAGCCTTTCTGCCGGGCTATACCGAATCCTGCGCCGTGAGCGCCTTCATGTTTGTCGACCCGGCTATCAGGAAGATCGGCCATTACCCTCCTTCGCAATACGGGAGGGAACCCGTTCAGCTCACCGGTGACATGTCGACCCCTGTCGGCATAAGGGCCGTCCGAAAGGTGAACGTCCGTGACGGCAGGGCGAGGCAGGTGAAACTGATAGCGGAATCGGCGGACCCGGGCAGGTACGCGTACATCGTTGTGCCCGAGGAGACATCACTCATCGAGAGCGGGCAGACCGCCGAAGCGGTATATCTTGAATGA
- a CDS encoding response regulator transcription factor: MERWLDLPNRERRYAQVRAYPVFDEEGSVKHVFEILIPMDREKKSELGHRRYVESLEETLRKMNASVPSEGEGQHPSPAGASLTPRETEVLRLVAQGFSNREIADILLISHDTVKSHLRNIFSKTGATDRTQAAVWAVTNGITNP; this comes from the coding sequence ATGGAGAGGTGGCTCGATCTGCCGAACCGGGAGCGCCGTTATGCCCAGGTGCGCGCATATCCGGTATTCGATGAAGAGGGGTCCGTCAAGCACGTCTTCGAGATCCTCATACCTATGGACAGGGAGAAGAAGAGCGAACTGGGCCACAGGCGATACGTCGAATCGCTGGAAGAGACGCTCCGAAAGATGAACGCGTCCGTTCCCTCAGAGGGTGAGGGTCAGCACCCCTCCCCTGCGGGCGCGTCTCTCACGCCGCGGGAGACCGAGGTCCTGCGTCTCGTGGCCCAGGGGTTCTCCAACAGGGAGATCGCCGATATCCTCCTTATCAGCCACGATACCGTCAAGTCCCACCTGCGCAATATCTTCTCGAAGACAGGCGCCACGGACCGCACTCAAGCCGCCGTCTGGGCCGTCACCAACGGGATCACCAACCCCTAG
- a CDS encoding AbrB/MazE/SpoVT family DNA-binding domain-containing protein, translating to MLVDLKQKSQVTIPRGLVKKLNLKVGDKLEIEEKNGRLIITPVVILPKDQAWFYSPEWQEEEREVDRQKADGKLHKASGKEELFDKLGLDKV from the coding sequence ATGCTAGTAGATTTGAAGCAGAAATCACAGGTGACCATTCCAAGGGGGCTGGTGAAAAAGTTGAATCTGAAGGTGGGCGACAAGCTGGAAATAGAGGAAAAGAACGGCAGGCTTATCATCACGCCAGTTGTTATCCTACCTAAGGACCAGGCCTGGTTCTACAGCCCTGAATGGCAGGAAGAGGAACGTGAGGTCGACAGACAGAAGGCGGACGGGAAGTTGCACAAGGCTTCCGGCAAGGAAGAACTCTTTGACAAGCTGGGGTTGGACAAGGTTTGA